Proteins encoded within one genomic window of Anastrepha ludens isolate Willacy chromosome 4, idAnaLude1.1, whole genome shotgun sequence:
- the LOC128859587 gene encoding uncharacterized protein LOC128859587 has translation MLERRPLWGLIVLLNVCVVIWRMQEPAMLNVEYDGSAAESAHQQQQHQQHQERTSWAQAIVSRNSITEQQQLYAGKHLLADSAEANEIEVTHKSDDSLHISGYSSSSSPTSRKSHKNKQQIIKQNTPSLSVSSVKSTLAPLVTAATLKNTADIQTTTTGDVRIYNFPPDDFHQLIDLHDFTYLISQNGCSRDIQALILVHSAPANEGKRRLIRETWGNTDLLPRINGVMPFRIIFLLGTVHTEAQQLDIERENFENGDMVQGSFVDSYRNMTYKHVMAFKWFLYNCAHAQILIKVDDDVYVNTPQLLISLERTLLNDDLGNGGMPTAVVTAATSMQHTAYSTDIENNSMENSSRSNSSNSNSSANVRKASDLNANTKAMTNTTDLSAAQILFHHPQDLLFCKTNINAKVKRSFRSKWRVTAKEYPGRYYPPYCPGFAIIYSPDVALTLYNAAQISKYFWIDDVLITGILAQNISITITNANQYILYESDCDNLLNDVVNSEDVEFIYAWDLISPKQMQKVWELYLAKAKIHFSRAPTSTSALSLLHAAKKLPYNPTDLNKFKTHR, from the coding sequence ATGTTGGAACGTCGTCCCTTATGGGGATTAATAGTGCTGCTGAATGTATGCGTCGTGATATGGCGAATGCAGGAACCGGCTATGCTTAATGTCGAATACGATGGCAGTGCTGCAGAAAGcgcacaccaacaacaacaacatcaacaacatcaagaacGGACATCTTGGGCGCAAGCTATAGTGTCGCGTAATTCCATAACAGAACAACAACAGCTATATGCTGGTAAGCATTTACTGGCCGATAGCGCCGAAGCGAATGAAATTGAAGTAACGCATAAATCGGATGATAGCCTTCACATTAGCGGCTACAGTAGCAGTTCTAGTCCCACTAGTCGTAAGAgtcataaaaataaacaacaaataattaAGCAAAATACACCAAGCTTAAGTGTAAGCTCTGTTAAAAGTACACTCGCACCACTAGTCACTGCAGCTACACTAAAAAACACTGCAGATATACAAACAACGACGACGGGCGATGTGAGAATATACAATTTTCCACCGGATGACTTTCATCAACTAATTGACCTGCACGATTTCACATACCTTATAAGCCAAAATGGCTGTAGTAGGGATATACAGGCTCTTATATTGGTACATTCAGCGCCGGCCAATGAGGGCAAGCGGCGCCTTATACGTGAGACCTGGGGCAACACCGATTTACTGCCGCGCATTAACGGTGTCATGCCATTTCGGATAATCTTTCTATTGGGTACGGTCCATACCGAAGCACAACAGTTAGATATTGAAcgtgaaaatttcgaaaatggtGATATGGTGCAGGGCTCATTTGTGGATAGCTATCGCAATATGACCTACAAGCATGTAATGGCTTTCAAATGGTTTCTATACAACTGTGCACATGCGCAAATTCTGATCAAAGTCGATGATGATGTCTACGTGAATACGCCACAATTGCTCATCTCTCTAGAGCGTACGCTATTGAACGATGATTTGGGAAATGGAGGGATGCCTACTGCTGTAGTCACTGCTGCCACGTCTATGCAACATACGGCCTATAGTACcgatattgaaaataatagtaTGGAAAATAGTAGTCGTAGTAATAGTAGTAATAGTAACAGTAGTGCTAATGTACGAAAAGCCTCCGATCTTAATGCCAATACCAAGGCCATGACTAATACTACAGATTTAAGTGCTGCTCAAATTTTATTCCATCATCCGCAAGATTTGCTCTTTTGTAAAACGAACATTAATGCTAAAGTCAAGCGTAGTTTTCGATCAAAATGGCGTGTTACCGCAAAAGAATATCCCGGAAGATATTATCCGCCATACTGTCCAGGATTTGCTATTATATATTCACCAGATGTGGCGTTGACTTTATATAATGCCGCACAGATatccaaatatttttggatCGATGACGTTCTCATAACGGGGATTTTGGCACAGAATATAAGCATCACCATAACGAATGCCAATCAATACATACTCTACGAATCTGATTGTGACAATTTGCTCAATGATGTGGTGAATAGTGAAGATGTGGAATTCATATACGCTTGGGATCTGATTAGTCCGAAGCAAATGCAAAAAGTGTGGGAACTTTATCTGGCAAAGGCGAAAATACACTTCTCTAGAGCTCCAACATCAACATCAGCATTGTCATTGCTGCATGCGGCCAAAAAGTTACCGTACAATCCGActgatttaaataaatttaagaccCACAGATAG